A window of Phyllobacterium sp. T1293 contains these coding sequences:
- a CDS encoding helix-turn-helix domain-containing protein has product MGKTLGTEQHKALIAMLIAKREAAGFTQAELADALGEYPSFVARLESGQRRVDVVELIGLARVLGFDAAQLVKAIEAVR; this is encoded by the coding sequence ATGGGAAAAACGCTTGGGACGGAACAGCACAAGGCACTCATTGCCATGCTGATTGCCAAGCGTGAAGCTGCTGGCTTTACGCAAGCTGAACTTGCCGACGCATTAGGCGAATACCCGTCTTTTGTTGCCAGATTGGAAAGCGGTCAACGCCGTGTGGATGTGGTCGAGCTTATCGGGCTTGCACGGGTTCTCGGCTTCGATGCGGCGCAGCTGGTGAAGGCGATTGAAGCTGTCAGATGA
- the araH gene encoding L-arabinose ABC transporter permease AraH, with the protein MSVSLKKLLLGEQGLVVIFALAFIVVAAFVPNFLTERNMLGLLQSVVTIGIVACTMMFCLASRDFDLSVGSTVAFCGMIAVMASNATGSILLGLIAALLCGALVGLVNGVVIARFRINALITTLATMQIVRGLALISSDGRAVGINDPNFYQLALSKFLGIPAPIWVMLVLFIAFGFILNRTVFGKNTLAIGGNPEASRLAGVNVVSMRVWIFALQGFVCAIAGILLASRITSGQPNAATGLELSVISACVLGGVSLAGGRAAMAGVIVGVLIMGIAENVMNLLNIQAFYQYVVRGLILLLAVLLDNLRSGAVGRKG; encoded by the coding sequence ATGAGCGTGTCTCTCAAAAAGCTTCTCCTTGGCGAACAAGGTCTCGTTGTCATCTTTGCTTTGGCCTTTATCGTCGTTGCCGCGTTCGTTCCTAACTTTCTCACGGAACGCAACATGCTCGGCTTGCTGCAGTCGGTTGTGACAATCGGCATTGTCGCCTGCACAATGATGTTTTGCCTCGCCTCACGGGATTTCGATCTTTCTGTCGGTTCAACGGTTGCCTTCTGCGGGATGATCGCTGTCATGGCTTCAAACGCCACCGGTTCCATATTGCTCGGCCTGATCGCAGCGCTTCTGTGTGGCGCGCTCGTCGGATTGGTCAATGGTGTGGTCATCGCGCGCTTTCGCATCAATGCCTTGATCACGACGCTTGCGACCATGCAGATCGTTCGCGGCCTCGCGCTCATTTCGTCCGATGGCAGAGCTGTCGGTATCAACGATCCCAATTTCTACCAGCTTGCCCTGTCAAAATTCCTTGGAATTCCCGCGCCCATCTGGGTCATGCTTGTGCTTTTCATTGCCTTTGGCTTTATTCTCAACCGTACGGTCTTTGGCAAAAATACACTTGCTATCGGTGGCAATCCTGAAGCCTCCAGACTGGCCGGCGTCAATGTCGTTTCCATGCGCGTCTGGATATTTGCGCTGCAGGGCTTTGTCTGCGCCATTGCGGGTATTCTTCTTGCCTCGCGCATTACCTCGGGACAGCCAAATGCGGCGACAGGCCTTGAGCTATCTGTAATTTCGGCCTGCGTGCTTGGCGGTGTCTCGCTGGCCGGTGGCCGTGCTGCTATGGCGGGTGTCATTGTAGGCGTTCTGATCATGGGTATCGCCGAGAATGTCATGAACCTTTTGAACATTCAGGCTTTTTATCAATATGTTGTGCGCGGTTTGATTTTGCTTCTGGCGGTACTCCTCGACAATCTCAGATCTGGTGCGGTGGGCCGCAAAGGCTGA
- a CDS encoding arabinose ABC transporter substrate-binding protein, whose translation MRFIKAAILAGTVAIIAAGSAFAADVKIGFIVKQPEEPWFQDEWKFADVAAKEKGFTLVKIGAEDGEKVQSAIDNLGAQGAQGFIICTPDVKLGPGIVAKATANELKMMTVDDRLVGADGKPLEDVPHMGISASKIGEAVGQAMVDEIKKRGWDMKTVGAIRVSYDQLPTAVDRVEGALSVLKAAGFPQANIFDAPQAKTDTEAALNAATVVLNKNAGIKHWVAVGLNDESVLGAVRATESVGIPADGVIGIGIGGAESAINEFKKPTPTGFFGTVIISPKRHGYETALNMYEWIANGKQPEKLTLTAGQLALRDNYTEVRKELGIE comes from the coding sequence ATGCGCTTTATAAAAGCAGCCATATTGGCTGGCACAGTCGCCATAATTGCAGCTGGCAGTGCTTTTGCTGCAGATGTCAAAATAGGTTTCATCGTCAAGCAGCCCGAAGAACCGTGGTTTCAGGATGAATGGAAATTTGCCGACGTCGCTGCCAAGGAAAAAGGCTTCACTCTGGTGAAGATCGGCGCGGAAGACGGTGAGAAAGTTCAGTCTGCGATTGATAATCTCGGTGCGCAGGGTGCGCAGGGTTTCATCATCTGCACACCCGATGTGAAGCTCGGGCCTGGCATCGTCGCCAAGGCAACAGCCAATGAACTCAAGATGATGACGGTCGATGACCGCCTTGTCGGTGCGGACGGCAAACCATTGGAAGATGTTCCGCATATGGGAATTTCCGCCTCCAAGATTGGCGAAGCTGTAGGCCAGGCAATGGTCGACGAAATCAAAAAGCGCGGCTGGGATATGAAGACCGTCGGTGCAATCCGGGTTTCCTATGACCAGTTGCCGACTGCCGTCGATCGCGTTGAAGGCGCCTTGTCGGTGCTCAAAGCAGCCGGCTTCCCGCAAGCCAATATCTTTGACGCCCCGCAGGCCAAGACTGACACGGAAGCCGCACTCAACGCGGCAACGGTTGTTCTCAACAAAAACGCTGGCATCAAACATTGGGTTGCGGTGGGATTGAACGATGAATCCGTGCTGGGTGCCGTCCGTGCTACTGAAAGTGTCGGCATTCCCGCTGATGGTGTCATTGGTATCGGAATCGGTGGTGCGGAATCGGCAATCAACGAGTTCAAGAAGCCAACTCCAACCGGTTTCTTCGGTACGGTGATCATTTCGCCAAAGCGTCACGGCTACGAAACTGCCCTCAACATGTACGAGTGGATCGCCAACGGCAAACAGCCGGAAAAGCTGACCCTGACAGCCGGGCAGCTGGCATTGCGCGATAATTATACCGAAGTGCGCAAGGAACTCGGCATCGAATAA
- a CDS encoding alpha/beta fold hydrolase — MRSPEMLPSFKTDEARERYMAAYDALLQDWPVPYEELDFVTNFGSTHVIASGPLNAPSLLLLPSFAGSATVWRLNIAGLSRHFRTYAVDVIGQPGKSLTPEPLRDRYDYAQWLTGLLDALSIERTSIVGCSFGGFLALNQASLMPERINRVILISPVGIFASQFWRLFYVFRIKRPILKLKRLLTGGKQPSSLADLGVSPPRDAKWGALMAATMSAFARMSVISPPVFSTRELRAIPVPALLLIGDAERSYDPSAMLKSAQKRMPLLEGAIVPDANHIAAMAQPDDVNDRIIRFLRPEKQ, encoded by the coding sequence ATGCGTTCGCCTGAAATGCTGCCTTCGTTTAAAACCGACGAGGCTAGAGAACGCTATATGGCTGCTTATGATGCCTTGCTTCAGGACTGGCCGGTTCCCTATGAAGAACTCGATTTTGTGACCAATTTTGGATCAACCCATGTTATCGCCAGTGGCCCTCTGAATGCACCGTCGCTTTTGCTGCTGCCGAGTTTTGCTGGCAGCGCTACGGTCTGGCGCTTGAACATTGCAGGGTTGAGCCGTCACTTCAGAACCTATGCGGTTGATGTTATCGGTCAACCGGGCAAAAGTCTGACGCCAGAACCATTGCGTGACAGGTATGATTATGCGCAGTGGCTTACCGGACTGCTTGATGCCCTGAGCATTGAAAGAACATCAATCGTGGGATGTTCTTTTGGCGGCTTTCTGGCGTTGAATCAGGCATCGCTGATGCCGGAGCGAATCAACCGCGTGATACTCATCAGCCCGGTTGGTATCTTCGCCTCTCAATTCTGGCGGCTATTCTATGTGTTTCGGATCAAGCGGCCCATTCTGAAATTAAAGCGACTGCTCACGGGCGGTAAACAACCATCCAGTCTTGCGGATTTGGGTGTCTCGCCTCCACGGGACGCGAAGTGGGGTGCTCTGATGGCCGCAACGATGTCCGCTTTTGCCAGAATGAGCGTGATTTCACCGCCCGTGTTCAGCACCCGCGAACTGCGCGCCATCCCGGTACCCGCGCTGTTGTTGATCGGCGATGCGGAACGGAGCTATGATCCGTCTGCAATGTTGAAATCGGCACAAAAACGCATGCCTCTTCTGGAAGGTGCGATTGTGCCAGATGCCAATCACATTGCCGCCATGGCGCAACCCGACGATGTCAATGATCGGATTATCCGGTTTCTGCGACCAGAAAAACAATAA
- the araG gene encoding L-arabinose ABC transporter ATP-binding protein AraG: MASFLEFKNISKGYPGVQALSGISFAVEKGAVHGLMGENGAGKSTLIRILSGDQSADTGEISLDGSIQHYSSTRDAFDAGVIVIHQELQLVAELTVAENLWLGRFPAKAGMIDFKKLVSDVSQKLEAIGIDVDPRIKVANLSIGQRQMVEIAKAVMLDARVIALDEPTSSLSSRESEILFALIGKLKAQGKIILYISHRLDEVFRLCDSLTVLRDGKLAAHHASLAEVTRDQVITEMVGREISNIWGWRPRKIGTERLKVEKLGGRLLPSPVSFDARSGEIFGFFGLIGAGRSEMARLLYGADHRHTGTVTIDGVAVGGNNPRHSIEAGMVLCPEDRKFDGIIQGRSIEENIAVSSRRHFSPLGILQPGKEARLADRFIEKLRIRTPSRKQDIVNLSGGNQQKVILGRWLSEQGVKVLVIDEPTRGIDVGAKAEIYNILYELAENGMAIIVISSELPEVMGISDRIAVMCQGRIAALYDRDAFDERKILAAALPDRSAAAVA, encoded by the coding sequence ATGGCATCTTTTCTTGAATTCAAAAACATCAGCAAGGGGTACCCGGGCGTACAGGCGCTATCCGGCATTTCCTTCGCAGTGGAAAAGGGCGCTGTACACGGCCTCATGGGCGAGAATGGTGCGGGGAAATCCACGCTGATCCGTATTCTCTCCGGAGACCAGTCCGCTGACACTGGTGAAATCTCTCTTGATGGTTCCATCCAACACTATTCATCGACGCGCGATGCGTTTGACGCTGGCGTCATCGTCATTCATCAGGAACTGCAGCTTGTCGCCGAACTGACGGTTGCTGAAAACCTCTGGCTCGGACGGTTCCCTGCCAAGGCAGGCATGATCGATTTCAAGAAGCTTGTCTCGGATGTGTCGCAAAAGCTTGAAGCGATCGGCATTGATGTTGATCCCAGAATCAAGGTTGCAAATCTTTCGATCGGCCAGCGCCAGATGGTCGAGATTGCCAAGGCGGTCATGCTTGATGCACGCGTGATTGCTCTGGATGAACCGACTTCCTCCCTGTCGTCCCGTGAGAGCGAAATTCTGTTTGCACTGATTGGCAAACTGAAAGCGCAAGGCAAGATTATCCTCTACATTTCCCATAGGCTCGACGAGGTGTTTCGTCTTTGTGATAGTCTGACTGTTTTGCGGGACGGCAAGCTTGCCGCCCATCATGCCAGTCTCGCAGAGGTGACGCGCGATCAGGTGATTACGGAGATGGTCGGGCGTGAGATCAGCAATATCTGGGGCTGGCGCCCCCGCAAAATAGGAACCGAGCGCCTGAAGGTTGAAAAACTTGGCGGCAGGCTTCTACCCAGCCCCGTTTCCTTTGACGCTCGCTCGGGCGAGATTTTCGGTTTCTTCGGCCTGATCGGTGCCGGGCGGTCGGAAATGGCACGGCTGCTCTATGGCGCTGACCATCGCCATACCGGCACCGTCACGATCGACGGCGTGGCGGTTGGCGGTAACAATCCCCGGCATTCCATTGAAGCCGGTATGGTCTTGTGCCCGGAAGACCGCAAATTCGATGGCATTATTCAGGGCCGTTCCATCGAGGAGAATATTGCGGTTTCATCGCGCCGTCATTTTTCACCTTTGGGCATATTACAGCCGGGTAAAGAGGCAAGGCTCGCGGATCGTTTCATCGAAAAATTGCGAATACGGACCCCTTCACGCAAGCAGGACATCGTCAATCTCTCCGGCGGCAATCAGCAGAAAGTCATTCTTGGCCGCTGGCTTTCCGAGCAGGGCGTCAAGGTGCTTGTCATTGATGAACCCACACGTGGAATAGACGTCGGTGCGAAAGCGGAAATTTACAACATTCTTTACGAACTGGCCGAAAATGGCATGGCTATTATCGTGATTTCGAGCGAGCTGCCGGAAGTCATGGGTATCTCGGACCGAATTGCCGTGATGTGTCAGGGGCGTATCGCCGCCCTATATGATCGGGACGCTTTCGACGAGAGAAAAATCCTTGCAGCTGCCCTTCCCGACAGATCTGCCGCAGCCGTGGCCTAA
- a CDS encoding MlaD family protein, protein METKANYLVVSIFTVLVSVLALGFVYWIERLGDTRPTSMLEIRIPGSVTGLVVKSQVLFNGLKVGEVTRLFIDASNPDVVIAQTEIDSTTPITRSTQAELAFVMLTGQAYIELKGGKSYEPKLLEEAEKEDTVARIDIDPSSLKTLVQTVQDVLQKVDRAMDATESYLDEMKGPALDRAHEAKDFTQQLADSTEMINRYGQRAQDVQAVIKDARETMSRINEASLKVDDALTKLDKELSEDKGGTVANIREQLQSYRDTADGLQARLAPIMKTLGTYTGEKLRNAQKFISDSRRSVESIERAISNFDSNPQELLFGGENKVPEYNGRR, encoded by the coding sequence ATGGAAACCAAGGCCAATTATCTTGTGGTCAGTATTTTCACCGTGCTGGTGAGCGTGCTGGCCCTTGGTTTTGTCTACTGGATCGAGCGTTTGGGCGATACCCGTCCGACATCAATGCTTGAAATCCGCATTCCCGGTTCCGTAACCGGGCTGGTCGTCAAGAGCCAGGTTTTGTTCAATGGCTTGAAAGTCGGCGAAGTCACGCGGCTTTTCATTGATGCAAGCAACCCTGATGTGGTTATCGCCCAGACAGAGATCGATTCAACCACGCCGATCACGCGGTCGACTCAGGCGGAACTGGCCTTCGTCATGCTGACCGGACAGGCCTATATCGAGTTGAAGGGCGGCAAGAGCTATGAGCCCAAGCTGCTTGAAGAGGCGGAAAAGGAAGATACGGTCGCGCGTATCGATATTGATCCCTCATCCCTGAAAACACTGGTGCAAACGGTGCAGGACGTTCTTCAGAAGGTGGATCGCGCGATGGACGCCACCGAAAGCTATCTGGACGAAATGAAGGGGCCGGCTCTCGACAGGGCGCATGAGGCAAAGGATTTTACCCAGCAGCTTGCTGATAGCACTGAGATGATCAACCGTTATGGACAGCGGGCGCAGGATGTACAGGCTGTTATCAAGGATGCGCGCGAAACCATGTCGCGGATCAATGAGGCCTCGCTAAAAGTCGATGATGCCCTGACCAAGCTGGACAAGGAACTTTCCGAGGACAAGGGTGGTACGGTTGCCAACATCCGCGAACAGCTGCAATCCTACCGCGACACGGCTGATGGCCTGCAGGCGCGCCTTGCCCCGATCATGAAAACCCTGGGAACTTATACGGGCGAAAAGCTGCGCAATGCGCAGAAGTTTATTTCCGATAGCCGCCGTTCGGTGGAGAGTATCGAACGGGCTATTTCCAATTTCGACAGCAATCCACAGGAACTGCTGTTTGGCGGAGAAAACAAAGTACCTGAATATAACGGGCGGCGCTAA
- a CDS encoding aldose 1-epimerase has product MVRLGNSELNIQINLQGGCLMVATFRGKPFLKPAPVGCFPLVPFGNRVAGNQFRFRNQTHVLRPNTKDDQLYLHGDGWLAPWRVVDESQTHVRLVYEHQASHQSPYSYRADQTVAINGTTLKLDLSVENRGDVALPFGLGFHPFFPRTPQTRLRAPAKLFWSEKTGHLPDTAGPVPDDLNFAAFNHLPDRWVNNAFAGWDGTAQIDWPEARMTAAISSDPLFSQYMIHAPEDRIDFFCFEPMSHLPNGHHLPDLGDLTILEPDDKLSGGITLRIDEMKD; this is encoded by the coding sequence ATGGTCCGGCTTGGCAACAGCGAGCTGAACATTCAAATCAACCTTCAAGGTGGCTGCCTGATGGTAGCCACTTTCCGTGGAAAGCCCTTTCTGAAACCAGCACCTGTTGGATGCTTTCCACTGGTCCCCTTTGGCAACCGCGTCGCGGGGAACCAATTTCGCTTCCGCAACCAGACACATGTGCTCAGGCCCAATACGAAAGACGATCAGCTTTATCTGCATGGTGATGGCTGGCTGGCACCTTGGCGGGTGGTGGACGAAAGCCAAACGCATGTTCGTTTGGTTTATGAACATCAGGCGTCGCACCAATCTCCCTATTCTTATCGCGCTGATCAGACAGTTGCGATCAACGGGACCACGCTCAAACTTGACCTGAGTGTGGAAAACCGGGGAGACGTTGCGTTGCCTTTCGGACTGGGATTCCATCCCTTTTTTCCAAGGACACCGCAAACGCGGCTGCGAGCACCGGCAAAGCTATTCTGGAGTGAAAAGACGGGACATCTACCTGATACGGCAGGACCGGTCCCTGATGATTTGAATTTTGCGGCCTTCAATCACCTGCCGGACCGGTGGGTCAACAATGCATTTGCGGGCTGGGACGGAACAGCACAAATCGACTGGCCGGAAGCGCGCATGACTGCGGCAATATCAAGCGATCCTTTGTTTTCTCAATACATGATTCATGCCCCCGAAGATCGAATAGACTTCTTTTGCTTCGAGCCGATGAGCCATCTGCCGAACGGGCACCACTTGCCTGATCTGGGCGATCTCACCATTCTTGAGCCTGACGATAAATTAAGCGGCGGCATTACACTGCGCATCGACGAAATGAAGGACTGA
- a CDS encoding SDR family oxidoreductase, protein MAGRLSDKRIMITGAAQGIGLAIAQASAREGAGLYLIDTDELLLQQVAADLRTSGATVESSAVSITDEPAIMAAVIRAKAVIGPLNALINNAGINVFNEPLLTTDEEWQRCFDVNLKGAWNCCKAVLPDMIANGGGAILNIASTHAFTIIPHTFPYPLAKHALLGMTKSLGLEYAARGIRVNALAPGYVSTQKVIDYWNSFPDPDAAKAETMALHPGGRIASPEEIALAAVFMISDECPFMNATCLTIDGGLSVRQHG, encoded by the coding sequence ATGGCGGGTCGGCTTTCGGACAAACGGATCATGATCACGGGCGCCGCCCAAGGGATAGGGCTTGCCATCGCTCAGGCATCCGCCAGAGAAGGGGCGGGCCTATATCTCATTGACACGGACGAACTGCTCTTGCAGCAGGTTGCAGCCGACCTCCGCACCAGCGGTGCGACGGTAGAATCGAGTGCGGTGAGTATCACCGATGAGCCAGCCATTATGGCAGCGGTGATCCGGGCAAAAGCTGTCATCGGTCCGTTGAATGCCTTGATTAACAATGCAGGTATCAACGTCTTCAATGAGCCGCTTTTGACAACAGATGAAGAATGGCAACGTTGTTTCGATGTCAACCTGAAGGGCGCATGGAATTGCTGCAAAGCGGTTCTGCCTGACATGATCGCGAACGGTGGTGGCGCCATTTTGAATATTGCCTCCACCCATGCCTTCACCATCATTCCCCATACCTTCCCCTATCCTCTTGCCAAACATGCATTGCTCGGCATGACGAAATCTTTGGGGCTGGAATATGCCGCCAGAGGCATCAGGGTAAACGCACTGGCGCCCGGCTATGTCTCGACACAGAAGGTCATAGATTACTGGAATTCATTCCCCGATCCTGACGCTGCCAAAGCTGAAACAATGGCCCTGCATCCCGGCGGGCGGATCGCGTCCCCCGAAGAAATAGCACTCGCCGCCGTGTTCATGATCTCTGACGAGTGTCCCTTCATGAATGCCACATGCCTGACTATCGACGGCGGCTTGAGTGTACGGCAGCACGGCTAA
- the dgoD gene encoding galactonate dehydratase, with protein sequence MKITKLTTYIVPPRWLFLKIETDEGVSGWGEPVVEGRALTTEAAVHELADYLVGKDPFLIEDHWNVLYRGGFYRGGAIHMSALAGIDQALWDIKGKALGQPVHALLGGQCRDKIKVYSWVGGDRPSDVARNATEMVAQGFKAIKLNGCEEMQIVDSWEKVDKAVATIATIREAVGPHVGIGVDFHGRVHKPMAKVLAKELDQFKLMFIEEPVLSENYEALKEIANHCSTPIALGERLYSRWDFKRILAEGYVDIIQPDLSHAGGITECRKIAAMAEAYDVALAPHCPLGPIALAACLQIDAVSYNAFIQEQSLGIHYNESNDILDYIRNKDVFHYEDGFVSIRQGPGLGIDVDEAYVAERAKEGRRWRNPIWRHADGSFAEW encoded by the coding sequence ATGAAGATCACCAAGCTCACCACTTACATTGTCCCGCCCCGTTGGCTGTTTCTCAAAATCGAAACTGACGAAGGTGTTTCCGGATGGGGCGAACCGGTTGTTGAGGGTAGGGCTCTGACGACGGAAGCCGCGGTCCATGAACTGGCGGATTATCTGGTCGGTAAAGACCCATTTCTGATTGAGGATCACTGGAACGTTCTCTATCGCGGTGGTTTCTATCGCGGCGGCGCTATTCACATGAGCGCTCTGGCAGGCATCGATCAAGCTTTATGGGACATCAAAGGCAAGGCACTCGGCCAGCCAGTACACGCTCTGCTTGGCGGTCAATGCCGTGATAAGATCAAGGTTTATTCCTGGGTTGGCGGTGATCGCCCTTCCGATGTGGCCCGCAATGCAACGGAAATGGTTGCGCAGGGTTTCAAGGCCATCAAGCTCAATGGATGCGAGGAAATGCAGATCGTTGACAGCTGGGAGAAAGTCGACAAGGCAGTTGCAACAATTGCGACCATCCGCGAGGCGGTAGGCCCGCATGTCGGTATCGGCGTCGACTTTCACGGGCGCGTTCACAAGCCAATGGCAAAGGTGCTTGCCAAGGAACTCGATCAGTTCAAACTGATGTTCATCGAAGAGCCGGTCCTGTCCGAGAATTATGAGGCGTTGAAAGAGATTGCGAACCATTGTTCGACGCCAATTGCGCTTGGAGAACGCCTTTACTCACGCTGGGATTTCAAACGAATCCTTGCGGAGGGCTATGTCGACATTATCCAGCCTGATCTTTCGCATGCAGGGGGCATCACGGAGTGCCGTAAGATCGCAGCAATGGCTGAGGCCTACGATGTCGCTCTCGCGCCCCATTGTCCGCTCGGGCCTATTGCTTTGGCCGCATGTCTGCAGATCGATGCGGTCAGTTACAACGCATTTATTCAGGAACAGAGCCTCGGTATTCATTACAACGAGTCCAACGACATTCTTGATTACATTCGCAACAAGGATGTTTTTCACTATGAAGACGGCTTTGTCAGCATTCGTCAAGGACCGGGATTGGGTATTGACGTTGATGAGGCCTATGTTGCGGAACGTGCCAAAGAGGGGCGCCGTTGGCGCAACCCGATCTGGCGTCACGCAGATGGCAGCTTTGCCGAATGGTAA
- a CDS encoding FadR/GntR family transcriptional regulator, with the protein METVILGQAEQDADGVLRRPRVQKNVTAAIAMEICADRYPSGSLLPRENDLCAQYNVSRTVIRESLKTLESKGLVRGKPRVGTTVCDKDDWNILDQQVLEWMGPNIANFDLLGCILEARRTVEPMAAELAADRATAQEIADLEKAWQDMRDSEGDIGRFTEADVNFHATLLKASHNQVFRQLSGIIHAGLKYSLQASNEAVETRDEAIAAHGELVEALRMRDRTAARRCSGHLLDLAARDLASALNDSKPR; encoded by the coding sequence GTGGAGACAGTGATCTTGGGGCAAGCGGAGCAAGACGCCGATGGAGTGCTTCGGCGCCCGCGCGTTCAAAAGAATGTCACAGCGGCCATTGCCATGGAGATTTGTGCCGACCGTTATCCGTCCGGTTCACTCCTTCCGCGCGAAAACGATCTTTGCGCGCAGTACAATGTCAGCCGCACGGTCATTCGCGAATCATTGAAAACACTGGAATCAAAGGGCCTTGTGCGTGGCAAACCACGGGTTGGCACGACGGTCTGTGACAAGGATGACTGGAATATTCTTGACCAGCAGGTGCTGGAGTGGATGGGCCCGAACATAGCCAATTTCGATCTCCTCGGCTGTATTCTTGAAGCACGCCGCACGGTGGAGCCTATGGCTGCCGAATTAGCTGCCGATAGAGCGACGGCACAGGAGATCGCCGATCTTGAAAAGGCTTGGCAAGACATGCGCGACAGTGAAGGCGATATTGGCCGGTTCACCGAAGCCGACGTGAATTTTCACGCGACTCTGCTCAAGGCCAGCCACAATCAGGTTTTCCGGCAATTGTCGGGAATTATCCATGCGGGCCTCAAATACTCGCTGCAGGCCTCCAACGAGGCGGTGGAAACGCGGGATGAAGCGATAGCCGCCCACGGAGAGCTTGTTGAGGCGTTGCGTATGCGTGACAGAACCGCTGCCCGCAGATGTTCCGGGCATCTGCTCGACCTTGCCGCCAGAGATCTGGCGTCAGCGCTCAACGACAGCAAACCGCGATAG